In the genome of Halapricum salinum, one region contains:
- a CDS encoding Zn-ribbon domain-containing OB-fold protein, which produces MSDNAASGDENDRPGLLAHRCPNGHLTYPGHPCCPECGETQTETVDLSDRVGEVVTWTESTATPPGVREPNTLAIVVFEVDDQQVRAIGQVAGTVEIGDTVEAVYVEQLRDPEAGIREPDSQRWDGYRFRRVD; this is translated from the coding sequence ATGAGCGACAATGCGGCGAGTGGGGACGAGAACGACCGGCCCGGCCTACTCGCTCACCGCTGTCCGAACGGCCACCTCACGTATCCCGGCCACCCGTGCTGTCCGGAGTGTGGCGAGACCCAGACCGAGACGGTCGATCTGTCCGATCGAGTTGGTGAGGTCGTCACCTGGACCGAGAGTACGGCCACGCCGCCCGGCGTTCGCGAGCCGAACACGCTCGCGATTGTCGTCTTCGAGGTCGACGACCAACAGGTGCGTGCGATCGGTCAAGTAGCGGGGACAGTCGAGATCGGTGACACGGTCGAAGCGGTCTACGTCGAACAGTTGCGCGACCCCGAGGCGGGGATCCGCGAGCCGGACAGTCAACGCTGGGACGGCTATCGGTTCCGCCGCGTCGATTAG
- a CDS encoding HTH domain-containing protein, whose translation MTPSTDVHLELYVRTHLPDPTRARLDALQSELEALVDARGWTVGVTRWPAKVELTDDEATDSVVEHVYSAFSAWARQVDVSLDPCFETRRCYSWTSGDPCDALVLPVACLAITRDDDLEVVYPHRDDDGVRTIADAIDRIRADETAMTGRERTRSELTP comes from the coding sequence ATGACACCATCCACCGATGTCCACCTCGAACTGTACGTCCGAACACACCTCCCCGACCCCACTCGCGCCAGACTCGACGCCCTCCAGTCGGAACTGGAGGCTCTGGTAGACGCCCGCGGCTGGACCGTCGGCGTGACCCGCTGGCCGGCCAAGGTCGAACTGACCGACGACGAAGCGACCGACTCGGTCGTCGAGCACGTCTATTCGGCGTTTTCGGCCTGGGCGAGACAGGTCGACGTTTCGCTCGACCCGTGTTTCGAAACGCGGCGCTGTTATAGCTGGACGAGTGGCGACCCCTGTGACGCCCTCGTCTTGCCGGTCGCGTGTCTGGCGATCACCCGAGACGACGATCTCGAAGTGGTCTATCCCCACCGTGACGACGACGGCGTGCGGACGATCGCCGACGCGATCGACCGGATCCGGGCCGACGAGACTGCCATGACCGGCCGTGAACGTACCCGGTCAGAACTGACGCCCTAA
- a CDS encoding HTH domain-containing protein: MPETTRGGQRRVELVVRDDLPEPVESRLERLSARLDQLVAASEIDSYARYRWSKHQSFDAAESRYVSFREWARDAGVQLSPGFDSRACYSMVTGECEQSLVVPVVCLAVYDGDEIEAVYPHVGAEPRTVADGLAALSGPVHDSLPSTPESGTAD, translated from the coding sequence ATGCCCGAGACCACTCGCGGCGGGCAGCGGCGTGTCGAACTGGTCGTCAGAGACGACCTCCCGGAACCGGTCGAGAGCCGTCTGGAGCGGCTCTCGGCACGACTCGACCAGCTGGTAGCGGCCTCGGAGATCGACTCCTACGCACGCTATCGCTGGTCGAAACACCAGTCGTTCGACGCCGCGGAGTCGCGCTATGTCTCGTTTCGTGAGTGGGCCCGAGACGCTGGCGTCCAACTTTCGCCCGGATTCGACAGCCGGGCGTGTTACTCGATGGTGACTGGCGAGTGCGAGCAATCGCTGGTGGTCCCAGTCGTCTGCCTGGCCGTCTACGACGGCGACGAGATCGAGGCAGTCTACCCGCACGTCGGGGCCGAACCACGGACGGTCGCGGACGGTCTCGCTGCACTCTCGGGGCCCGTTCACGACTCGCTTCCCTCGACCCCGGAGTCGGGAACGGCCGACTGA
- a CDS encoding DUF7547 family protein: MSDEESPPSVDQQLAALTDRLDRLQRELERSRRPPLVPRPPRADELRQFTTDVAIPGIILLLETNVRALRLLQRTLRTAEASESRGTAAADRASELGAAALARLDDALAEAQSALAAEPPDSEARELLDDARTLQQEIQDRLTDEELDTLETGPSVDVEAELRSIKDQVDSDDE, encoded by the coding sequence ATGAGCGACGAGGAGTCCCCGCCATCAGTCGACCAGCAACTGGCTGCACTCACCGACCGTCTCGACCGACTCCAGCGTGAACTGGAGCGGTCGCGGCGACCGCCACTGGTCCCGCGGCCGCCCCGGGCCGACGAACTGCGGCAGTTCACCACCGACGTGGCGATTCCGGGGATCATCTTGCTGCTGGAGACGAACGTCCGCGCACTCAGACTCCTCCAGCGGACGCTGCGAACGGCCGAGGCGAGCGAGTCGCGGGGTACTGCGGCGGCCGACCGCGCGAGCGAACTCGGCGCGGCTGCGCTCGCACGATTGGACGACGCGCTCGCCGAGGCACAGTCGGCGCTCGCGGCCGAGCCGCCGGACAGCGAAGCGCGCGAACTCCTCGACGACGCCCGTACTCTCCAGCAGGAGATCCAGGATCGACTCACTGACGAGGAACTCGACACCCTCGAAACTGGCCCCAGTGTCGACGTCGAAGCCGAACTCCGGTCGATCAAGGACCAGGTCGACAGCGACGACGAATAG
- a CDS encoding DUF7110 family protein, whose translation MSSRVYRLHSTLELPLEDVYDHFEDPDLPEEITDVDITRRNNTLILSAVAADQEMSKYTPTAQLKASVTENRVYEEDPEEMEGPGSSMGGGPQWGALEEEEEEIESELVEYACFKGDRETVLQNTAVQYPMFTVLCQIARIAEKGTLTAIVANEDDELEAVRIVDGEERPATITVTEDPKEDQGKNGVDWRDNEFIS comes from the coding sequence ATGTCCAGCCGCGTATACCGACTCCATTCGACACTCGAACTGCCACTCGAAGATGTCTACGATCACTTCGAGGATCCAGACCTCCCCGAAGAGATCACAGACGTCGACATCACCCGTCGGAACAACACGCTCATCCTGAGTGCCGTCGCCGCCGACCAGGAGATGAGCAAGTACACCCCGACGGCTCAGCTCAAGGCCAGCGTCACCGAGAACCGCGTCTACGAGGAAGACCCCGAAGAGATGGAAGGACCGGGGTCCTCGATGGGCGGCGGCCCGCAGTGGGGTGCGCTCGAAGAGGAAGAAGAGGAGATCGAATCCGAACTCGTCGAGTACGCCTGCTTCAAAGGCGACCGCGAGACTGTCCTCCAGAACACGGCCGTCCAGTACCCGATGTTCACCGTTCTCTGTCAGATCGCCCGGATCGCCGAGAAGGGGACGCTGACGGCTATCGTCGCCAACGAAGACGACGAACTCGAAGCCGTTCGGATCGTCGACGGTGAAGAGCGTCCGGCGACGATCACCGTCACCGAAGACCCGAAAGAGGATCAGGGCAAGAACGGCGTCGACTGGCGCGACAACGAATTCATCAGCTAG
- a CDS encoding NAD(P)/FAD-dependent oxidoreductase produces the protein MSEHYQVTVVGGGPAGLTTALYTTRLGHDTAMINRGGGRAAMMKDTHNVIGVTEDVSGNEFLQTAIEQIQEYGADYYRDFVQSAERLDDGRFRLEAGDVTVETDAVVLATGFSDKRPDPPLPRTGAGLHYCLHCDAYMFVDEPVYVMGHSDSVAYVAMIMLNFTDEVDILLRGDEPTWSAETQAMVEAHPIDVIDTEIESVENGADGWLEAIEFEDGTRREYRGGFAMYGSEFNTELAEQLGCDLTDSGEIEVGDHGKTSVENVWAVGDVTPGHNQIPVAMGQGAKAGIDIHYDLRTFPMSVEEIEARGGLSKDDVPAISDRLRERAAAHEGGPGEEEQAAADD, from the coding sequence ATGAGCGAGCACTATCAGGTCACGGTCGTCGGCGGCGGTCCCGCCGGCCTGACGACCGCGCTGTACACGACCCGCCTCGGACACGACACGGCCATGATCAACCGCGGTGGCGGTCGCGCGGCGATGATGAAAGACACCCACAACGTCATCGGCGTTACCGAGGACGTCTCGGGCAACGAGTTCCTCCAGACTGCGATCGAGCAGATTCAAGAATACGGTGCGGACTACTACCGCGATTTCGTCCAGTCCGCAGAGCGCCTCGACGACGGCCGCTTCCGGCTGGAGGCCGGTGACGTCACCGTCGAGACCGACGCGGTCGTCCTGGCGACGGGCTTCAGCGACAAACGCCCCGATCCACCTCTTCCGCGCACTGGCGCAGGGCTGCACTACTGTCTGCACTGCGACGCTTACATGTTTGTCGACGAACCGGTCTACGTGATGGGCCACAGCGACTCGGTCGCCTACGTCGCGATGATCATGCTCAACTTCACCGACGAGGTCGACATCCTCCTGCGCGGCGACGAGCCGACGTGGTCGGCCGAGACCCAGGCGATGGTCGAGGCCCACCCGATCGACGTCATCGACACCGAGATCGAAAGTGTCGAGAACGGCGCGGACGGCTGGCTCGAAGCCATCGAGTTCGAAGATGGGACCCGGCGAGAGTACCGCGGCGGCTTCGCGATGTACGGCTCGGAGTTCAATACCGAACTGGCCGAACAGCTCGGCTGTGATCTCACCGACAGCGGCGAGATCGAGGTCGGCGACCACGGGAAGACCAGCGTCGAGAACGTCTGGGCCGTCGGCGACGTCACCCCGGGACACAACCAGATCCCGGTCGCGATGGGCCAGGGCGCGAAAGCCGGAATCGACATCCACTACGATCTCCGAACCTTCCCGATGTCAGTCGAGGAGATCGAGGCGCGCGGTGGACTCTCGAAAGACGACGTGCCGGCGATTTCGGATCGGCTCCGCGAGCGCGCGGCGGCCCACGAGGGCGGGCCCGGCGAAGAAGAGCAGGCCGCAGCCGACGACTGA
- a CDS encoding DUF5305 domain-containing protein → MDDGGLRVRAVADENVAVVVVVLVALVGLGVFMTYGAYGQTNERTETTVDTEVTWTSTGQFAHQATVINDTRVFDVGETLENRSAYFRKIAPRLNGSFVYNYTSDSGELTAEASTTLVVRSVADGGQVTQRDYWRIERPLEKTTATLAPGETLRQSFAQNVSRLEREIEQIQTELGTSAGTIETTFVTRVQLDGTRSGQPVETNRTYRLPLTIENDLYRVNDSGPVVERGERTVRDREEVMVPPGPLWRYGGPLALFVGVVGLIGLGYGRYSGLLLVTEREHAYLDYRADRAEFDEWISEARFPAGRVEDADTSIETTSLSGLVDLAIDTDRRVIEVADDESYLVLDGDVVYYYDAPTLSAADDLLEPSDAVASLTDSETDAERASEQARDDEATQEADADGDAQSVFERLRHRADLGSDGASTSDESANDNETVESNSGQSDVDETHSHEKDVGRAGEDDSDADAAGADDDSESDAEET, encoded by the coding sequence ATGGACGACGGGGGACTTCGCGTCCGTGCAGTCGCTGATGAGAACGTCGCAGTCGTGGTCGTCGTACTCGTCGCGCTGGTCGGACTGGGCGTTTTTATGACGTACGGGGCGTACGGGCAGACGAACGAACGGACGGAGACGACGGTCGACACGGAGGTGACCTGGACGTCGACCGGGCAGTTCGCCCACCAGGCGACCGTCATCAACGACACGCGAGTCTTCGACGTCGGGGAGACGCTGGAGAACCGCTCGGCGTACTTCCGGAAGATCGCGCCCAGACTGAACGGATCGTTCGTCTACAACTACACTTCCGACAGCGGCGAACTCACTGCAGAGGCATCGACGACGCTGGTGGTCCGGTCAGTCGCGGACGGGGGCCAGGTGACACAGCGAGACTACTGGCGGATCGAGCGCCCACTCGAGAAGACTACGGCGACGCTCGCGCCGGGCGAGACGCTCCGGCAGTCGTTCGCGCAGAACGTCTCCCGGCTCGAGAGAGAGATCGAGCAGATCCAGACCGAACTCGGGACATCGGCCGGCACCATCGAGACGACGTTCGTCACGAGAGTCCAACTCGACGGCACTCGCAGCGGACAGCCAGTCGAGACCAACCGGACCTATCGGTTGCCACTGACGATAGAGAACGACCTCTATCGCGTGAACGACAGCGGTCCGGTCGTGGAACGGGGTGAGCGAACTGTCCGGGACCGAGAGGAGGTTATGGTCCCGCCGGGTCCCCTGTGGCGATACGGCGGACCGCTGGCGCTATTCGTCGGGGTGGTCGGGCTGATCGGCCTGGGATACGGCCGCTACAGCGGACTGCTACTGGTCACCGAACGCGAACACGCGTACCTCGACTATCGCGCCGATCGCGCGGAGTTCGACGAGTGGATCTCTGAAGCTCGATTCCCGGCTGGTCGTGTCGAGGACGCCGATACCAGTATCGAGACGACGAGTCTCTCCGGGCTGGTCGATCTCGCGATCGACACCGACCGCCGCGTGATCGAGGTGGCAGACGACGAGTCCTATCTCGTGCTGGACGGCGACGTCGTCTACTACTACGACGCACCGACGCTGTCGGCGGCCGACGACCTGCTCGAGCCGAGCGACGCAGTCGCCAGCCTGACCGACTCGGAGACGGACGCAGAACGGGCGTCCGAACAGGCGCGAGACGACGAGGCCACGCAGGAAGCCGACGCTGACGGCGACGCCCAGTCAGTCTTCGAGCGGCTCCGCCACCGCGCCGACCTCGGTAGTGACGGTGCGTCAACGAGTGACGAATCCGCGAACGACAACGAGACTGTCGAGTCGAACAGCGGCCAAAGCGATGTTGACGAGACGCACAGTCACGAAAAAGACGTCGGCCGGGCAGGCGAAGACGACAGCGATGCCGACGCTGCGGGCGCAGATGACGACAGTGAAAGCGACGCCGAGGAGACGTGA
- a CDS encoding signal peptidase I yields the protein MDWRGVLKKSVGAILVVVVLGLLVGQVLGQPVLLSYVTSESMAPTIQTGDGFVAVPAAVAGPVEEGDVVVFDAEQIEGGGLTTHRIVGETDQGFITRGDNNPFTDQDSGEPPVKREQIVAVAWQPGSDPIVIPYLGTVVEGVQGVLETLQLRLAQLFGSRALLGTQGIAYLIFGLTVVLYALDVYLSNDRRRDRGRERDSGLSARLLIGVMAAALVLAATATMVAPAGPQSYQVISSEFASERSDIIQQGTSETLQFTVGNGGQVPVYVFFEEGSENVDIEPERFRVGGTDYRNGTLTLTAPPETGSYRLFLTEHRYLALLPQSHVESLYAIHPWVPIVVIDALIGVPFYVVGVTLVGTGRVRRRSRDGPTATDRLLARFR from the coding sequence ATGGACTGGCGGGGTGTGCTCAAGAAGAGCGTGGGAGCGATACTCGTGGTCGTCGTTCTCGGGTTACTGGTAGGGCAGGTACTCGGCCAGCCAGTGCTGTTGAGCTACGTCACCAGCGAGAGCATGGCGCCGACCATCCAGACCGGCGACGGGTTCGTCGCCGTCCCCGCCGCAGTCGCCGGACCAGTCGAAGAGGGTGACGTGGTCGTCTTCGACGCCGAGCAGATCGAGGGCGGCGGGCTGACGACCCACCGGATCGTCGGTGAGACCGACCAGGGGTTCATCACGCGCGGGGACAACAACCCCTTTACCGACCAGGACAGCGGGGAGCCGCCGGTCAAGCGCGAGCAGATAGTCGCAGTCGCCTGGCAACCCGGATCTGACCCGATTGTCATCCCGTATCTGGGCACCGTCGTCGAGGGCGTCCAGGGGGTTCTGGAGACGCTGCAGCTCCGGCTCGCACAGCTGTTCGGCTCTCGGGCGTTGCTCGGTACGCAGGGCATCGCCTATCTCATCTTCGGGCTGACTGTCGTCCTGTACGCCCTCGACGTCTACCTCAGCAACGACAGGCGTCGCGACAGGGGCCGCGAACGTGACAGCGGGCTCAGTGCCCGTCTACTGATCGGAGTGATGGCCGCAGCGCTCGTCCTGGCGGCGACGGCGACGATGGTCGCGCCCGCCGGCCCGCAGTCCTATCAGGTCATCAGTTCGGAGTTCGCGTCCGAGCGCTCTGACATCATCCAGCAGGGGACCAGCGAAACACTGCAGTTCACTGTCGGCAACGGGGGACAGGTCCCCGTCTACGTGTTCTTCGAGGAGGGAAGCGAGAACGTCGACATCGAACCAGAGCGGTTCCGGGTCGGCGGCACCGACTACCGAAACGGGACTCTCACGCTCACTGCACCGCCCGAGACAGGCTCCTACCGGCTGTTTCTCACCGAACATCGATATCTGGCCTTGCTCCCGCAGTCACACGTCGAATCGTTGTACGCTATCCATCCGTGGGTACCTATCGTCGTCATCGACGCGCTAATCGGCGTCCCCTTCTACGTCGTCGGCGTCACGCTGGTCGGGACTGGACGCGTCCGCAGGCGATCCAGAGACGGACCCACTGCGACCGACCGCTTGCTCGCACGATTCAGATAG
- a CDS encoding rhomboid family intramembrane serine protease, with protein sequence MANLNRMAEDTLETDESLWQALRRGFHPVDVLLLASVPVAILGVFALSPATRGTLVFQYTTPSIPTAFTAPFVHFDSGHLLFNLVGYTLVVPILYALSLDAGDDWEFRVVFVALLASSPILLSYLNLTILRSGVTFGFSGVLMAYYGYLPLVVAKHATTRLQLGDTRTAAPLLFFLGLLLATVQLLRAVVANPVTVAVDGAPASVTWVLVATLAEVVVLLLLVIVFYSLSGSGSYERLRASARRAFERGSRADLTIVALLVLVAMPFVTFPVDPIAGQRVFNLYVHFVGYALGFISTYVYHTL encoded by the coding sequence ATGGCCAACCTGAATCGGATGGCTGAGGACACGCTCGAGACCGACGAATCGCTGTGGCAGGCGTTGCGGCGCGGATTCCATCCGGTCGACGTCCTGCTGCTCGCGAGCGTTCCGGTCGCGATACTCGGCGTCTTTGCACTTTCCCCGGCGACTCGAGGGACGCTCGTGTTCCAGTACACGACCCCGTCGATTCCAACGGCGTTTACCGCCCCGTTCGTCCACTTCGATAGCGGCCATCTACTGTTCAATCTCGTCGGATACACGCTGGTCGTTCCGATCCTGTACGCGCTGAGTCTCGACGCCGGCGACGACTGGGAGTTTCGCGTCGTATTCGTCGCCCTGCTGGCGAGCAGCCCCATTTTGCTGTCGTATCTCAATCTCACAATCCTCCGCAGCGGCGTCACCTTCGGATTCTCGGGTGTCCTGATGGCCTACTACGGCTACCTGCCACTGGTCGTGGCAAAACACGCTACGACTCGGCTGCAACTCGGAGATACGCGCACTGCCGCACCCCTGCTGTTCTTTCTCGGACTTCTGCTTGCGACAGTTCAGTTGCTCAGGGCCGTCGTCGCGAATCCCGTCACTGTCGCCGTCGACGGTGCTCCTGCCTCCGTCACGTGGGTCCTCGTCGCGACGCTAGCGGAAGTAGTCGTGCTGTTGCTGCTCGTCATCGTGTTCTACTCGCTGTCGGGTTCCGGCTCGTATGAGCGACTCAGAGCTAGCGCCAGACGGGCGTTCGAGCGCGGCAGCCGAGCTGATCTGACCATCGTCGCTCTGCTGGTACTCGTCGCGATGCCGTTCGTGACGTTCCCGGTCGACCCGATCGCCGGACAGCGGGTGTTCAACCTCTACGTCCACTTCGTCGGGTACGCACTCGGGTTCATCTCGACGTACGTCTATCACACGCTGTAA
- a CDS encoding DUF1102 domain-containing protein, protein MTRTVLLVAALVASTAMLVSTGAVPLSMGTDDVDQVDIEMSPADGQNGRYAVINDAGEIELMLSSANPDLDGGGIADGSRTPLHRVFTITNTGTGTARIWISDDAEDVRFYHDDDPADSLEGPTNMIELSPAESVAVGLLVDTRGEHDVESVSGFTVHVEQETPTPTLEPTPEPTPEPTPEPTPTPTPEPTLEPTPEPTPEPTPEPTPEPTVTTTAGNGPTGPPSSVTTTVGPTDSTTDPVESQTTDDDSGGFPAEIGSLDATRAVGLLILLLVALASLTAYRRYRAR, encoded by the coding sequence GTGACCCGAACTGTCCTCCTCGTCGCCGCGCTCGTCGCCTCGACAGCCATGCTCGTCTCGACGGGAGCGGTCCCGCTGTCGATGGGGACCGACGACGTCGATCAGGTCGACATCGAGATGTCGCCGGCCGACGGACAAAACGGCAGGTATGCGGTGATCAACGACGCGGGCGAGATCGAGCTCATGCTCTCCAGTGCGAATCCGGATCTCGACGGCGGCGGTATCGCCGACGGCTCGCGGACGCCGCTCCATCGCGTGTTCACGATCACGAATACTGGAACCGGGACGGCGCGGATCTGGATCTCCGACGACGCGGAAGACGTCCGATTCTATCACGACGACGATCCGGCCGACAGTCTCGAAGGGCCGACGAACATGATCGAGTTGTCGCCGGCGGAGTCTGTGGCCGTCGGCCTCCTCGTCGACACCCGTGGCGAACACGACGTCGAGAGCGTTTCCGGGTTCACTGTTCACGTCGAACAGGAAACGCCGACTCCGACGCTGGAACCAACACCAGAGCCGACGCCGGAACCAACACCAGAGCCGACGCCCACGCCCACGCCGGAACCGACGCTGGAACCAACACCAGAGCCGACGCCGGAACCGACCCCGGAACCGACGCCAGAGCCGACTGTCACCACCACGGCCGGAAACGGACCCACGGGGCCGCCGAGTAGCGTGACGACCACGGTCGGGCCGACCGACTCCACGACGGACCCGGTCGAGTCACAGACGACCGACGACGACTCCGGTGGGTTCCCCGCAGAGATCGGCAGTCTCGATGCGACGCGGGCCGTGGGACTGCTCATATTGCTGTTGGTCGCTCTGGCGTCACTGACAGCCTATCGCCGGTATCGGGCCCGGTGA
- a CDS encoding DUF1102 domain-containing protein — MTHRRKFLLGVGSLAAGGAAAMGSGAFTSVSANRSISVEVAGDSSALLGMQPSSGPNGAYASLEGGTLGIDFSNSEFDASGVGSDSVYQFDDVFQITNNGTQTIYVWASVDFSDVGFEPGDVYFYPDGNEDKKLRNDTDEVLGLGVGQAASIGVYVDSTAVTDGGTLSVTINATVDKPESSGAVDPVGGDFAIVTTNPTESNEYGSLQSAIDNVSGSTIHVEPGTYEEIAENRDAYGTTNSPYSFGLFVDVDGLTILGVDESGDPITDSDDVQATIVSQTSSPFGTNGPFVAADGVTIHGVELRANPEASPNKNVEVSGDNFTLRHSVVVPNDGGGGVYFNDSGVQSFSLENNLIEGGVTVNNGAGNDSSASNRVLQNNTLSEVGFQGAIDHIEWLNKAAGGATLEDNEFTADDTPPVWGIGTLHDAPWPWATWIEANSFENGGVLAWTGSDARATTSEFEYDYDGDESAETVTYPTREIGTQISEQLDRAATDDTVLVAPGSYEETLTVDERVTLEGVTDPTDGDPATVDGTVSVQADGATVRKVRFAPSTVFQPGGIDPSVLLVTGDDVTVEANLLEGIRADNTTVPDGIDTPATINAIHVFDASESPVGGVVVQDNTVRDIVNDGDVSKEWPHYGGASAIKVQGTVDGVDIFGNTVEDVYSAGWTWGIVSTHTTTDGYGSVSPKSVAVEGNSIRRLNTAGSQFSPTTDPTSAPYPGSAFGVDGNADADLVSVTNNNFVQVPIGAVTKDPDHTLDVTQNWWGDDTGPGTLVGNPVEDASTGAVANGAGSAVSVQVEGGSFRFDPWSSSSI, encoded by the coding sequence GTGACACACAGACGGAAGTTCTTGCTCGGTGTGGGATCGCTCGCTGCCGGTGGGGCAGCCGCAATGGGTAGTGGTGCGTTCACGAGTGTGAGCGCGAACCGATCGATTTCTGTGGAAGTCGCTGGCGACTCGAGTGCGTTGCTGGGGATGCAACCGTCGAGTGGGCCAAACGGCGCGTACGCCTCCCTCGAGGGTGGAACACTCGGAATCGACTTTTCGAACTCTGAGTTCGACGCTTCAGGCGTTGGATCGGATTCAGTCTACCAGTTCGACGACGTCTTTCAAATCACCAATAACGGAACGCAGACCATCTACGTCTGGGCGTCGGTGGACTTTTCGGATGTTGGATTCGAGCCCGGAGATGTCTACTTCTACCCGGACGGGAACGAGGACAAGAAACTGCGCAACGATACCGACGAGGTTCTCGGCCTCGGTGTCGGTCAGGCCGCGAGTATCGGGGTCTACGTCGACTCGACAGCGGTGACCGACGGCGGGACGCTATCGGTGACTATCAACGCGACTGTTGACAAACCGGAATCGTCTGGCGCGGTCGATCCCGTCGGTGGGGACTTCGCGATCGTGACGACGAACCCGACTGAAAGCAACGAATACGGCTCACTCCAGTCGGCGATCGACAATGTCTCCGGGAGTACGATCCACGTCGAACCGGGAACCTACGAAGAGATCGCAGAGAACAGAGACGCCTATGGGACGACCAACAGCCCCTATTCGTTCGGTCTCTTCGTCGATGTCGATGGACTCACCATCCTCGGTGTCGACGAGAGCGGTGATCCGATTACCGACTCCGACGACGTGCAGGCAACGATCGTCTCACAGACCAGCTCGCCGTTCGGGACGAACGGCCCCTTCGTCGCGGCAGACGGTGTGACGATCCACGGCGTAGAGCTCCGGGCGAATCCCGAAGCATCTCCGAACAAGAACGTCGAGGTCTCGGGGGACAACTTCACCCTCAGACACTCTGTGGTCGTCCCGAACGATGGCGGCGGTGGCGTCTACTTCAACGACTCGGGAGTCCAGTCGTTCTCCTTAGAGAACAATCTGATCGAGGGTGGTGTGACCGTCAACAACGGGGCCGGTAACGACTCGTCCGCCTCCAACCGTGTCCTGCAGAACAATACCCTTTCGGAGGTCGGGTTCCAGGGCGCGATCGATCACATCGAGTGGTTGAACAAGGCAGCCGGAGGAGCCACGCTCGAAGACAACGAGTTCACTGCAGACGACACTCCTCCCGTGTGGGGGATCGGAACACTTCACGACGCACCGTGGCCCTGGGCGACGTGGATCGAGGCGAATAGCTTCGAAAACGGTGGCGTGCTCGCGTGGACTGGCAGTGACGCTCGTGCAACCACCTCCGAGTTCGAGTACGACTACGATGGTGACGAATCGGCAGAGACCGTCACCTATCCGACCAGAGAGATCGGCACGCAAATCAGTGAACAGCTCGACCGGGCAGCGACCGATGATACGGTCCTCGTCGCGCCCGGGTCCTACGAAGAGACGCTCACTGTCGACGAACGCGTGACGCTCGAAGGAGTGACCGATCCGACTGACGGTGATCCAGCTACTGTAGACGGGACAGTGTCGGTCCAGGCTGACGGCGCGACTGTTCGGAAGGTCCGGTTTGCGCCCTCAACTGTGTTCCAGCCCGGTGGCATCGATCCGAGCGTGCTGCTGGTCACCGGAGACGACGTCACAGTCGAGGCGAACCTCCTTGAGGGGATCCGGGCGGACAACACGACAGTTCCGGACGGGATAGACACTCCGGCCACGATCAACGCGATCCACGTGTTCGACGCCAGTGAGTCTCCCGTCGGTGGCGTCGTCGTCCAGGATAACACCGTCCGTGACATCGTCAACGACGGTGACGTCTCGAAAGAATGGCCACACTACGGTGGCGCATCGGCGATCAAGGTGCAAGGAACCGTCGACGGTGTCGATATCTTCGGAAACACTGTCGAGGACGTCTACTCTGCTGGATGGACCTGGGGGATCGTATCGACCCACACCACTACTGACGGCTACGGTAGCGTGTCACCAAAGAGTGTCGCTGTAGAGGGCAATTCGATCCGCCGGCTGAACACGGCTGGATCGCAGTTCAGTCCCACGACTGACCCGACGAGTGCGCCCTATCCAGGGAGCGCGTTCGGCGTCGACGGGAACGCAGACGCCGATCTGGTGTCGGTCACGAACAACAACTTCGTCCAGGTCCCCATCGGTGCCGTAACCAAGGACCCGGACCATACGCTCGACGTCACGCAGAACTGGTGGGGAGACGACACGGGTCCCGGGACGCTAGTCGGCAATCCCGTCGAAGATGCGAGCACAGGTGCGGTCGCGAACGGCGCAGGTAGTGCGGTCTCAGTGCAGGTCGAAGGCGGCTCGTTCCGCTTCGATCCGTGGTCGAGCAGTAGTATTTAG